Proteins encoded in a region of the Ralstonia pseudosolanacearum genome:
- a CDS encoding TniB family NTP-binding protein, translated as MSYSPQAIKVGSRISQIRIHHTAFKEALDGVGRVIQLGNNLQHPVGACVIAPSGAGKSFLIESVQHNVCNWSFLRPESVLVASLKEAPTVAQIQEELLAAFKYAIPPRTGRKTNATLFNVLVGAIEQHDIQLIAIDEYQHVFLSRKDEARVAINDWIKRLMTVTSRPVLLSGTDQLRIIEKADPQLTTRISSIFQLPSLKDKDWLGVLNGFVTGTTDIDLSELNKYAKPMFIATEGVMRTLKGLIIETAMVAVDANSTKVEREHLKLAFQRLVGTGSSKRNPFA; from the coding sequence ATGAGCTACAGCCCGCAGGCAATAAAAGTCGGTTCTCGCATCAGCCAAATCCGCATACACCACACCGCATTCAAGGAGGCTCTGGACGGCGTAGGGCGTGTTATCCAATTGGGGAACAACCTGCAGCATCCGGTCGGTGCCTGCGTGATCGCGCCGTCTGGCGCCGGAAAGTCGTTCCTGATCGAATCCGTCCAACACAACGTCTGCAATTGGTCGTTTCTTCGCCCGGAAAGCGTATTGGTCGCGTCCCTAAAGGAAGCGCCGACAGTAGCGCAGATTCAGGAAGAACTCCTAGCCGCTTTCAAATATGCCATCCCACCAAGGACCGGAAGAAAGACAAACGCAACCCTCTTCAATGTCCTGGTCGGGGCAATTGAGCAACACGACATTCAGCTGATCGCCATCGACGAGTATCAGCATGTCTTCCTCTCCCGGAAGGACGAGGCACGCGTTGCCATCAACGACTGGATCAAGAGACTTATGACCGTGACCTCCCGTCCAGTACTGCTGTCCGGCACAGACCAACTACGCATTATCGAAAAAGCAGACCCGCAATTGACGACCCGGATATCGTCCATCTTCCAGCTGCCTTCGCTCAAGGACAAGGATTGGCTGGGTGTACTGAATGGTTTTGTGACGGGAACAACCGATATAGACCTGTCCGAGCTAAACAAGTACGCCAAGCCAATGTTCATCGCTACGGAAGGCGTGATGCGAACCTTGAAGGGTCTCATCATTGAGACGGCGATGGTCGCAGTCGATGCGAACTCGACAAAAGTCGAGAGGGAGCACCTCAAGCTAGCGTTCCAGAGGCTGGTCGGCACAGGCTCAAGCAAAAGAAATCCGTTTGCCTGA
- a CDS encoding TniQ family protein produces MAIANGLTFCELARHLASPGHLHLPATACGSVAFMFGCTPARLRRAFVVRSSRHGVQAADFLDHHFLRPYHLRQACPQICPACIEESHRALAAWSVGLVTSCPKHGLQLRDRCQCGRAVRWRRPALDICECGLRLTTRDQPTVAADARELAVSSHIADVLASGPWLSAPRSTSWLPTGLGNLSIDTFLRVFWIFGIVAPQQPRDHPNCANRCLSTEEAAVVVCRAFDRLVSLIARRPLREAIRVPMPAMRALYDECTTQDDQRCLSSLISRLHKLTPSKPLHRLTTVDRQMSLFGDADEPTA; encoded by the coding sequence ATGGCGATCGCGAACGGCCTGACATTCTGTGAACTGGCCCGACATCTGGCGTCGCCGGGCCACCTCCATCTTCCCGCCACTGCTTGCGGATCAGTCGCCTTCATGTTCGGCTGCACTCCGGCGCGGCTGAGAAGAGCGTTTGTTGTCCGAAGTTCCCGTCACGGGGTGCAAGCGGCTGATTTCCTCGATCATCACTTCCTTCGGCCATACCACCTCCGGCAAGCCTGCCCTCAAATCTGCCCGGCGTGCATCGAAGAGAGTCACCGCGCCTTAGCGGCATGGTCTGTTGGCCTCGTAACGTCCTGCCCGAAGCACGGTCTCCAACTCCGTGACAGATGCCAGTGCGGCCGTGCCGTTCGCTGGCGTCGTCCCGCGCTCGATATTTGTGAGTGTGGTTTGCGCCTAACCACTCGGGACCAGCCGACCGTCGCAGCCGATGCGCGTGAGCTTGCCGTCAGCAGCCATATTGCGGATGTCCTAGCCTCTGGCCCGTGGCTGTCAGCCCCTCGATCCACGAGTTGGCTTCCAACAGGCCTCGGCAACCTCTCAATCGATACGTTTCTTCGGGTGTTCTGGATTTTTGGGATCGTCGCCCCACAACAACCGCGCGATCACCCGAATTGCGCTAACCGCTGTCTCTCGACTGAAGAGGCCGCAGTTGTTGTGTGTCGGGCGTTTGATCGCCTCGTCTCGCTAATCGCTCGCCGTCCGTTGCGAGAGGCGATCCGCGTGCCAATGCCGGCAATGCGTGCACTGTATGACGAGTGCACAACGCAAGATGATCAACGCTGCCTCTCGTCGCTCATCTCGCGCTTGCATAAGCTCACACCCTCTAAACCGCTGCATCGCTTGACCACTGTTGACCGACAAATGTCGTTGTTTGGAGATGCTGATGAGCCGACCGCTTAG